ATTTAGGCAGAGGGTTTGCTACTGAATTTCGCTTTTATCTTAATAATTTGAACGTGAAAAATCCCTATTTTAATTCCAAAATATTGCTTTTTGGTGAGTATAGCATCATCAAAGATTCGATGGGGTTAGCTCTGCCTTACGACCTTTTTCAAGGGCGGCTTATTTTTAAAAATGTAACGCAGGTATCTTCTAAAATCTTACAATCGAATCAGGAACTTCGCACTTTCGTTCAATATTTAGAACAATTAACGAAACAAGATGATTTTCCCGTACAATTCGATTTTACCTCCCTGCATTTCGACCTCGAGCAGGGGCTTTTTTTCGAATCTACGATTCCGCAGGGTTTTGGCGTAGGCAGTTCGGGCGCACTCACAGCAGCACTTTATTACGGCTATGCGCGAAATAAAATTAAAATCAATGGGCATATTCCTACCCAAAATGAAATTTTAGAATTAAAGCGTATTTTTGCTAAAATGGAAAGCCACTTTCATGGGTCAAGTTCTGGCTTCGACCCGCTGATATGCTACCTCAATCGCCCCTTGCTTATCAAAAACAAGAGCGAAATAGAGGCTACCTCCCTGCCTGATTTTAAGGGAGATAGAGGGGCTATTTTTATCCTCAATACAGGACGCGCACGCCGTACAGAGCCGCTGGTGAGTCTTTTTTTAGAAAAATGCAAGAGCGATAATTTTGAAGTTGATAAACTAATTGAATATAATAACACCTGCATTAAATCGCTACTCACTGCCCAACTCGATACGCTTTTTGATACACTAAAAGAACTTTCTTATTTTCAGTACAAAAATTTGCAGCCCATGATTCCAACTTTGTACCGAAAAATGTGGAAACAAGGCTTACAAACAAATGATTACAACTTAAAACTTTGTGGAGCAGGCGGTGGTGGTTTTATTTTGGGTTTTACACAAAATTTAGAAAAAACCAAGACGCTATTAGCCGAGCAGCAAATTCGCATTGTTTGTGAGTTGTGAAAAATTGCTACTTTTGCTTTCTGAAAAATAGCTTTCACAACAAACTTTCAAGACCGTCTTTTTTTTTATTTGATATGATGCACTACTCTTTTTCGCAAACGCTTATCTCACAAATCCCCGACTTGCATACGGCGCGTTTTGCAGCAGGCATGGGAGCTACCATTTGCAGTTTTCGCGCTGCCGATTTTGGCTTGTCCGATTTAAAAGAAATTTGCGGTTGGCTGCAAGGCGTGGAAATTTGGGTAGAAAATCCGCCTCTGTCAGATTGGGAGAGCTATGATTTTGTAGCAGGTTTTGTTTTTGATAATGATTTTTATATAAAAAATAGGGCAGAAATTGAGGCTGCAAAAATAGAAAAAACGCTTGCCCTGCGGCTTACCTTGCCGAAAGTGGAAAGCGCAGTCTTTCCCATTGCCAACTTTTCGCAACTCATTTTGGCTTGTGAGAGCGGGCAGGCG
The Hugenholtzia roseola DSM 9546 DNA segment above includes these coding regions:
- a CDS encoding mevalonate kinase family protein, with the protein product MKNPYFNSKILLFGEYSIIKDSMGLALPYDLFQGRLIFKNVTQVSSKILQSNQELRTFVQYLEQLTKQDDFPVQFDFTSLHFDLEQGLFFESTIPQGFGVGSSGALTAALYYGYARNKIKINGHIPTQNEILELKRIFAKMESHFHGSSSGFDPLICYLNRPLLIKNKSEIEATSLPDFKGDRGAIFILNTGRARRTEPLVSLFLEKCKSDNFEVDKLIEYNNTCIKSLLTAQLDTLFDTLKELSYFQYKNLQPMIPTLYRKMWKQGLQTNDYNLKLCGAGGGGFILGFTQNLEKTKTLLAEQQIRIVCEL